Proteins found in one Saccharomyces kudriavzevii IFO 1802 strain IFO1802 genome assembly, chromosome: 11 genomic segment:
- the PGM1 gene encoding phosphoglucomutase PGM1 (similar to Saccharomyces cerevisiae PGM1 (YKL127W) and PGM2 (YMR105C); ancestral locus Anc_2.445), whose product MSFVIDSVPTVPFKDQKPGTSGLRKKTKVFMNEPHYTENFIQAMMESIPNGPDGATLVVGGDGRFYNDVIMNKIAAVGAANGIRKLIIGQGGLLSTPAASHIIRTYEDRCNGGGIILTASHNPGGPENDLGIKYNLRNGGPAPESVTNAIWEASKKLTHYKIVTNFPELDMNKLGKNQNYGPLLVDIIDPARAYVQFLKEIFDFDLIKSFLTEQRRTKGWKLLFDSLNGITGPYGKAIFVDEFGLPAEEVLQNWHPLPDFGGLHPDPNLTYARTLVSRVDREKIAFGAASDGDGDRNMIYGYGPAFVSPGDSVAIIAEYASEIPYFAKQGIYGLARSFPTSSAIDRVAAKKGLNCYEVPTGWKFFCALFDANKLSICGEESFGTGSNHIREKDGIWAIIAWLNILAIYNKHNPEKEASIKTIQDEFWNEYGRTFFTRYDYEHLECEQAEKVVALLNNFVTKPDVVGCQFPGDESLTVADCGDFSYTDLDGSISEKQGLFVKLSNGAKFVLRLSGTGSSGATIRLYVEKYTDNKGNYDETAEIFLKPIINSIVKFLKFEEILGTEEPTVRT is encoded by the coding sequence ATGTCCTTTGTAATAGATTCTGTACCCACAGTTCCTTTTAAGGACCAGAAACCGGGTACTTCCGGTTTACGGAAGAAGACTAAGGTTTTCATGAATGAGCCCCATTATACTGAAAACTTTATTCAAGCAATGATGGAATCCATTCCAAATGGACCGGATGGTGCTACTTTAGTGGTTGGTGGTGACGGTCGTTTCTATAATGATGTCATTATGAATAAAATTGCGGCTGTCGGTGCTGCCAATGGTATCAGAAAGTTAATTATTGGTCAAGGCGGTTTACTTTCAACGCCAGCTGCTTCCCATATCATCAGAACATATGAAGACAGGTGTAATGGTGGTGGTATCATTTTAACCGCTTCGCACAATCCAGGTGGCCCGGAAAATGATTTAGGAATTAAGTACAATTTACGTAATGGTGGTCCCGCTCCGGAGAGTGTTACTAATGCAATCTGGGAAGCATCTAAAAAGTTAACCCATTATAAGATCGTAACGAATTTCCCTGAGTTGGATATGAATAAGCTTggcaaaaatcaaaattatgGACCGTTGCTAGTGGATATCATTGACCCGGCAAGGGCATAcgttcaatttttgaaagagatttttgattttgactTAATCAAAAGTTTCTTAACGGAACAACGCAGAACTAAAGGATGGAAATTACTGTTTGACTCCTTAAATGGTATTACAGGACCGTACGGTAAGGCCATATTTGTTGACGAATTCGGCTTACCAGCCGAAGAAGTGCTTCAAAACTGGCACCCTCTGCCCGATTTCGGTGGTCTACATCCTGATCCAAATCTAACCTATGCTCGTACTCTTGTGAGCAGAGTTGACCGCGAGAAGATTGCCTTTGGCGCTGCGTCTGATGGTGACGGTGACAGGAATATGATCTACGGTTATGGCCCTGCTTTTGTCTCACCAGGCGATTCTGTTGCCATCATTGCTGAATATGCATCGGAAATTCCATATTTTGCCAAACAAGGTATTTACGGGTTAGCACGCTCATTCCCTACGTCCTCCGCCATTGACCGTGTTGCAGCAAAGAAGGGATTGAACTGCTACGAAGTTCCAACCGGTTGGAAATTCTTTTGTGCCTTGTTTGATGCTAACAAGTTGTCAATCTGTGGTGAGGAATCCTTTGGTACAGGTTCCAACCATATCAGGGAAAAAGATGGTATATGGGCTATTATTGCTTGGTTGAATATCTTGGCCATCTACAACAAGCATAATCCCGAAAAGGAAGCTTCAATCAAAACGATCCAGGACGAATTCTGGAATGAATACGGCCGTACTTTTTTCACTAGATATGATTACGAACATCTCGAATGCGAGCAGGCCGAAAAGGTGGTAGCTCTATTGAACAATTTTGTCACAAAACCCGATGTTGTTGGCTGTCAGTTCCCAGGTGATGAGTCCCTAACTGTCGCTGATTGTGGCGATTTTTCGTATACGGACTTGGATGGTTCCATCTCCGAAAAGCAAGGTCTATTCGTAAAGCTATCAAATGGGGCTAAGTTTGTTCTAAGATTATCCGGAACGGGTAGTTCTGGTGCAACAATAAGACTATATGTCGAAAAATATACTGACAACAAGGGCAATTATGATGAGACcgcagaaatctttctgAAACCCATCATCAACTCCATTGTGAAGTTTTTAAAATTCGAAGAAATTCTAGGAACAGAAGAACCAACTGTTCGTACATAG
- the MYO3 gene encoding myosin 3 (similar to Saccharomyces cerevisiae MYO3 (YKL129C) and MYO5 (YMR109W); ancestral locus Anc_2.440), giving the protein MAVIKRGARKKDVKEPKKRSAKIKKATFDANKKKEVGVSDLTLLSKISDESINENLKKRFKNGFIYTYIGHVLISVNPFRDLGIYTDAVLESYKGKNRLEVPPHVFAIAESMYYNLKSYNENQCVIISGESGAGKTEAAKRIMQYIAAASNSHSESIGRIKDMVLATNPLLESFGCATTLRNNNSSRHGKYLEIKFNSQFEPCAGNITNYLLEKQRVVSQIKNERNFHIFYQFTKGASDVYRQTFGVQMPEQYIYTAAAGCTTADTIDDVHDYQGTLEAMKTIGLGQEEQDQIFRMLAAILWIGNISFIENEEGNAQVRDTSVTDFVAYLLQVDAPLLIKCLVERIMQTSHGMKRGSVYHVPLNPVQATAVRDALAKGIYDNLFNWIVDRVNVSLQAFPGADKSIGILDIYGFEIFEQNSFEQICINYVNEKLQQIFIQLTLKAEQETYEREKIKWMPIKYFDNKVVCDLIEAKRPPGIFAAMNDSIATAHADSNAADQAFAQRLNLFNSNQYFELRANKFVIKHYAGDVTYDINGITDKNKDSLQKDLIELVGTTANTFLSTIFPDDIDKDSKRRPPTAGDKIIKSANELVETLSKAEPSYIRTIKPNQTKSPDDYDDQQVLHQVKYLGLQENVRIRRAGFSYRQTFEKFVERFYLLSPDCSYAGDYTWEGDTLDAVKIILRDAMIPVKEYQLGVTSVFIKTPESLFALEDMRDKYWYNMAARIQRAWRRFFQRRIDAAIKIQRTIREKKGGNKYEKLRNYGTKLLDGKKERRSMSLLGYRAFVGDYLSCNESKTKGSYIRRQAGIKEKVVFSMKGECLNSKFGRSAQRLRKVFILTKKTFYIVGQTRVQNAMRYTQDYKIDIGEIKQVNVTNLQDDWMGVILANSIQPDPLINTPFKTELVTRMKKLNEKIKIRVGPTIEYHKQPNKLHTVRSKISDSAPKYGDIYKSSTIYVRRGHPANSKSNKKPKNPGGLNGRPIKSKKSKHKHTRKHTHSHRAHGVTPKKQPLPPQRLNNPLSLAATAAQAAYNPKPHKTVSTKSAPKPAAKPAPKPIPKPNSKVPTKENAVVNNSSSSHKTSSTNEGKSSAPSPKEADENEEPFKEAAGNIPIPPPPPPISQPRDLKFEAAYDFPGSGSPSELPLKKGDIVFISKEEPSGWSLARLLDGKGEGWVPTAYMIMYKETRDTIPAVEAAAANNTGSPGSSSINKNISCTQDNVASETQTIQPTNNMESNHMGAFSDGLASALAARANKMRLETSDGDDDNDGDEDDDW; this is encoded by the coding sequence ATGGCTGTCATAAAAAGGGGAGCACGTAAGAAGGACGTTAAGGAGCCCAAGAAAAGATCtgcaaaaatcaaaaaggcTACGTTTGAtgcaaataaaaagaaagaagtaGGTGTTTCTGATTTAAcacttttatcaaaaatatctgaTGAATCtatcaatgaaaatttgaaaaaaaggttcaaaaatggatttATTTATACCTATATTGGCCATGTTCTGATTAGTGTAAATCCATTCCGCGATCTAGGAATATATACCGATGCTGTTTTAGAGTCCTATAAAGGTAAGAATAGACTTGAAGTCCCACCACATGTCTTTGCGATTGCAGAATCTATGTATTACAATCTTAAATCATACAATGAAAATCAGTGTGTCATTATCTCCGGCGAGTCAGGTGCCGGTAAGACGGAAGCAGCAAAGCGTATTATGCAATATATTGCAGCTGCATCTAATAGCCATTCAGAATCAATTGGGAGGATTAAAGACATGGTTCTCGCTACTAATCCACTCCTTGAATCATTTGGCTGTGCTACAACCCTGCGTAACAATAACTCTTCGAGACATGGGAAATATCTGGAAATTAAATTCAACTCTCAGTTTGAACCTTGCGCTGGTAATATTACGAATTACCTGttggaaaaacaaagagtTGTAAGTCAAATTAAAAACGAAAGAAACTTTCATATTTTCTACCAGTTTACCAAAGGTGCATCCGATGTGTACAGACAAACATTCGGTGTACAAATGCCCGaacaatatatatacacagcagcagcaggCTGTACTACTGCGGACACAATTGATGACGTACATGATTATCAAGGAACCCTGGAGGCTATGAAAACCATTGGTTTGGGCCAGGAAGAACAAGACCAAATCTTCAGAATGCTGGCAGCAATCCTGTGGATTGGTAATATTTCCTTCATAGAGAATGAAGAGGGAAATGCTCAAGTAAGAGATACATCAGTGACTGATTTTGTTGCTTATTTATTGCAAGTTGACGCTCCGTTACTGATAAAGTGTTTGGTGGAAAGAATTATGCAGACCAGCCACGGAATGAAAAGGGGCTCAGTTTATCATGTGCCTTTAAACCCAGTTCAAGCAACAGCAGTAAGAGATGCGCTTGCTAAGGGAATTTATGATAACCTATTCAACTGGATTGTTGATAGAGTTAATGTATCTTTACAAGCCTTTCCTGGAGCTGATAAATCAATTGGGATCTTGGATATTTACGGATTTGAGATATTCGAACAAAACTCTTTCGAGCAAATATGTATCAATTATgttaatgaaaaactacaaCAGATTTTCATCCAATTGACTTTAAAAGCTGAACAAGAAACTtatgaaagagaaaaaatcaaatggaTGCCCATCAAGTACTTCGACAACAAGGTCGTCTGTGATTTAATCGAGGCGAAAAGGCCGCCGGGTATTTTTGCTGCAATGAATGATTCGATTGCAACTGCTCATGCAGACTCCAATGCCGCTGATCAAGCATTCGCTCAACGACTTAATCTTTTTAATTCAAATCAGTACTTTGAACTAAGAGCTAACAAATTCGTCATCAAGCATTACGCTGGTGATGTCACGTATGATATTAACGGTATCACcgataaaaataaagattcACTTCAAAAGGATCTGATCGAGTTAGTAGGAACGACGGCAAATACATTTCTGTCCACTATTTTTCCCGACGATATCGATAAAGATTCAAAGAGACGACCTCCAACTGCAGGTGataaaataatcaaaagTGCAAATGAACTGGTAGAAACTTTGTCAAAAGCTGAGCCTTCCTACATTAGGACAATCAAGCCTAACCAAACTAAGTCACCAGATGATTATGATGATCAACAAGTGCTCCATCAAGTAAAGTATTTGGGTTTGCAAGAGAATGTTCGTATCAGAAGAGCAGGTTTCTCCTATAGacaaacttttgaaaaattcgttgaaagattttatctGCTATCTCCTGATTGCTCATATGCCGGTGATTACACCTGGGAAGGAGATACCCTTGATGCAGTCAAAATTATTTTAAGAGATGCTATGATACCAGTAAAGGAATATCAGCTTGGGGTGACAAGCGTATTCATCAAAACCCCTGAGTCTCTTTTTGCTTTGGAGGACATGCGCGATAAGTACTGGTACAACATGGCAGCTAGAATTCAAAGAGCATGgagaagattttttcaaagacgTATTGACGCTGCAATAAAGATCCAACGTACTATCAGGGAGAAAAAGGGTGGAAATAAGTATGAGAAGCTTCGTAACTATGGCACCAAACTTTTAGACGGTAAAAAGGAGAGGAGATCTATGTCATTACTTGGGTACAGAGCCTTCGTAGGTGATTATCTGTCGTGCAATGAATCTAAAACAAAAGGATCATACATTCGAAGACAGGCAggcatcaaagaaaaagttgttTTCTCAATGAAGGGAGAATGcttaaattcaaaatttggcAGGTCAGCCCAAAGGTTGAGAAAAGTGTTCATACTAACAAAAAAGACCTTCTATATCGTTGGACAAACACGAGTACAAAATGCTATGAGATATACACAAGATTATAAAATTGATATAGGTGAAATTAAACAGGTAAACGTTACAAACCTTCAAGACGATTGGATGGGTGTCATTCTTGCCAACAGTATACAACCCGATCCACTCATCAATACACCTTTCAAAACGGAATTGGTTACACgtatgaaaaaattaaatgagaagataaaaataagaGTTGGTCCTACGATTGAATATCACAAGCAGCCGAACAAACTGCATACGGTTCGCTCGAAAATTAGCGATTCAGCACCAAAATACGGCGATATATACAAGTCAAGTACGATATATGTACGTCGTGGCCACCCTGCTAATTCCAAATCGAATAAAAAACCCAAGAATCCGGGTGGGTTAAACGGAAGGCCTatcaaaagcaagaaaagtAAACACAAACACACTCGAAAGCATACGCATAGTCATAGAGCTCACGGAGTCACCCCAAAAAAGCAACCGCTGCCTCCTCAAAGGTTGAACAATCCGCTGTCTTTAGCAGCCACAGCAGCTCAGGCTGCATATAATCCTAAGCCGCATAAAACTGTATCCACAAAATCTGCTCCAAAGCCTGCTGCAAAGCCTGCTCCAAAACCAATCCCAAAACCAAACTCAAAAGTTCCTACTAAGGAAAACGCTGTGGTGAATAATTCTTCCTCAAGTCATAAAACTTCATCCACTAACGAAGGTAAATCGTCAGCGCCATCTCCAAAAGAGGCTGACGAAAATGAGGAGCCGTTCAAAGAAGCGGCAGGAAACATACCAATTCCGCCACCGCCACCTCCTATAAGCCAACCAAGAGATTTAAAGTTCGAAGCCGCATACGATTTCCCTGGTTCTGGATCACCTTCGGAATtgcctttgaaaaagggaGACATTGTATTCATAAGTAAAGAAGAACCTAGCGGTTGGTCTTTGGCAAGACTTCTCGATGGAAAAGGAGAAGGTTGGGTCCCGACTGCATATATGATTATGTACAAAGAGACTAGAGATACGATACCGGCAGTagaagcagcagcagcGAATAACACTGGAAGTCCAGGATCTAGCTCGATCAACAAAAACATCTCGTGTACGCAAGATAATGTGGCATCGGAAACACAAACTATTCAGCCTACTAACAATATGGAGAGTAATCACATGGGAGCGTTTAGTGATGGCTTGGCCTCTGCATTGGCAGCAAGGGCAAACAAAATGCGGTTGGAAACTTCTGacggtgatgatgataatgacggtgatgaagacgatgattGGTGA
- the PMU1 gene encoding putative phosphomutase (similar to Saccharomyces cerevisiae PMU1 (YKL128C); ancestral locus Anc_2.442) has protein sequence MSVRAIPGYFSAFPEEGFQGLDSTKCDHLQLINHKDWKELYDKIPKDTRTCRYKLLILARHGQGYHNAAILRYGMEKWDAYWSLLSGDEHGEWLDSKLTPVGKDQVERTGSNILLPMIKQLGMLPHVFFSSPMRRCLETFIESWTPVLIGIEKAPTRKGISTRIIENLRETLGSHTCDKRIPHSMAVGEYQDFCTKSGHSVHWQYVQDYPEEDELWLADHRETFAELDIRTKDGLSELFGQLSSEEKFISLTCHSGVIQSVLRNLQHPPIYNLETGKVVGVVVEVPIDIANQGEL, from the coding sequence ATGTCAGTCAGAGCAATCCCAGGatatttttctgcttttccAGAAGAAGGTTTCCAAGGATTGGATTCCACGAAGTGTGACCATTTGCAATTGATCAACCATAAAGATTGGAAAGAATTATACGATAAAATCCCCAAAGATACTAGAACCTGCCGCTATAAGCTGCTGATCCTTGCCAGGCACGGCCAAGGATACCACAATGCTGCCATACTAAGATACGGTATGGAGAAATGGGATGCATATTGGTCATTACTTTCGGGTGATGAACATGGAGAATGGCTTGACTCTAAATTAACACCAGTAGGCAAAGATCAAGTTGAAAGAACAGGTTCTAATATCCTGCTACCGATGATAAAACAGCTAGGTATGCTACctcatgtttttttcagttctcCGATGAGAAGATGTCTTGAAACATTTATTGAGTCTTGGACGCCAGTCTTGATCGGAATAGAAAAAGCACCAACTAGAAAGGGAATTTCCACACGCATTATAGAAAATCTGAGGGAAACCCTGGGCTCACATACTTGTGATAAAAGAATCCCCCACTCCATGGCAGTTGGCGAATACCAAGATTTCTGCACGAAATCAGGCCACTCCGTGCACTGGCAATACGTTCAAGACTATCCAGAAGAGGATGAGTTGTGGCTAGCTGATCACCGAGAAACATTCGCAGAACTAGACATACGTACAAAAGATGGGTTATCTGAGTTATTTGGCCAACTGTCGAgcgaagaaaaattcatctCCCTTACTTGCCATTCAGGAGTCATTCAAAGTGTGTTGAGAAACTTGCAGCACCCTCCAATTTACAACTTGGAAACAGGTAAAGTTGTCGGCGTCGTGGTCGAAGTGCCAATTGACATTGCCAATCAAGGCGAACTTTGA